The DNA window TGGCTATCCGGTGATCTATTGCGCCCAGCATCTGTCACTTGCCATTCTGGAAATACTGGTTCACACCGAACGAAAGCAAGTTCTGGCAAGTTATTCTAAGATATCCCTAACCATTTCAGAAGCACAGGTTTACCGCGTTTCAGCTGCTGAATTACCAGAGAAGTGGGCCGCCCCTTTTCCTGGATTTGAGCTGCAAGAAATTGGTGACCTATGGCTGAGGTCGCAGCGATCGCTGGTTTTGCAACTGCCCAGTGTGATTGTCAACGAAGAAAATAATTATTTGGTTAACCCCCACCATCCAGACTTTAATGCTTTACACGCAGGTGCTGTGGAACCAGTTGCTCTGGATGTGCGTTTGTTTAACGGGGAATAAGGTTGTGAGCGTGCTTTTCCTTGGTATGGATAAGGTTTTGCCTATTTTTGCGCCAATGAAATATTTGAATCAGGAGTTGATCTGTTGAATAGTTTTGTAGAATGGTGGCAGCATCTGCCATCGCTGATGGATCCAGTTATCTTTAGTATTGGTAATTTCCCGCTACGCTGGTACGGAATGATGTATATCGCTGCTTTTGCAACGGCTTATCTGGTGGCTAAGTATCGCATCAAGGATGAAAAATTACCCTATACGGCAG is part of the Candidatus Neomarinimicrobiota bacterium genome and encodes:
- a CDS encoding RES domain-containing protein yields the protein MTLSIWRVINNRYAHLGLSGEGARLYGGRWTSPGYPVIYCAQHLSLAILEILVHTERKQVLASYSKISLTISEAQVYRVSAAELPEKWAAPFPGFELQEIGDLWLRSQRSLVLQLPSVIVNEENNYLVNPHHPDFNALHAGAVEPVALDVRLFNGE